A genome region from Brassica oleracea var. oleracea cultivar TO1000 chromosome C2, BOL, whole genome shotgun sequence includes the following:
- the LOC106324197 gene encoding putative F-box/kelch-repeat protein At5g24040, whose amino-acid sequence MWDWSEMLPDIIHMISLKIDNPFDLIHFRSVCSWWRASSLPTFRQIPSPRCPLPPDVGGCGDDCHIVRSRVYLVNSFSCDPPQFCTRRGECSYQSLSLDLLNTQVIELGQEQFACYTYWCNLFDSGFPYKGEESIGFMQ is encoded by the exons ATGTGGGACTGGTCGGAGATGTTACCGGACATCATCCACATGATCTCTCTAAAAATTGACAACCCTTTCGATCTGATCCATTTTCGATCTGTGTGTTCTTGGTGGCGAGCCTCTAGTCTTCCCACATTCCGACAAATTCCATCACCTAGATGTCCTCTTCCCCCAGATGTTGGGGGTTGCGGAGATGATTGCCATATTGTAAGGAGCCGTGTTTATCTTGTCAACTCCTTTTCCTGCGATCCTCCCCAATTTTG TACAAGAAGAGGAGAATGTTCATATCAAAGTCTGTCACTTGACTTGCTCAACACTCAAGTCATTGAGCTAGGACAAGAACAATTCGCTTGCTATACCTATTGGTGCAACCTGTTTGATAGCGGTTTTCCGTATAAAGGTGAAGAAAGTATCGGCTTTATGCAGTAA